The genomic interval ATGAAAAATTTCATCGTTATCCTTTGCCTGCTTTGCTTAGGAGTGAGTACAACATCAGCTCAGGAATCAACCTTTATTAAACCAGATCGCGTATTTAGCATCGGAGTTGGTCTGGGCGGTAATCTTTACTCTGGCTATGGCTCACAGATCAAACGAATCCCGGCAATCAGTCTCAATTACGAAAGCTGCGTTAAAGATCAATTGTTCGACGAAAAGAGTTCCTTAGGGGTCGGAGCTTTGGTCGGTTACAGTTCGGCCAAATATGAAGACGCCTTTGATGATTGGTCCTGGAAGTCGAGTACCATTATCATAGGTGCACGCGGAGCCCTGCATTACGCTCTTGTCGACAAGTTAGATACTTATACGGGTTTGATGTTGGGCTATAATATCGTATCGACGAAATACACCGGTTCAACGAATAGCGGGGCTTCTGGTAGCGGACTGGCATGGGCTTGGTATCTTGGCGGCAGGTATTATTTCAACCAATCTACTGCTGCTTTTGCTGAATTGGGATATGGTATTTCCGTTTTGAACGTCGGCGTTGCATTCAAGTTATAGCAAGTCATACTCATCTCTACACAAAAAAGGTAGTTGCTTTAACAGTCAGTTATACTACCTTTTTTATTCCCTATCCTTTCTCACCGTCAATATTCGTCTGGATGAAAGCAAAAATTTCTCTCAAGAT from Pedobacter indicus carries:
- a CDS encoding zinc-binding metallopeptidase family protein; the protein is MKNFIVILCLLCLGVSTTSAQESTFIKPDRVFSIGVGLGGNLYSGYGSQIKRIPAISLNYESCVKDQLFDEKSSLGVGALVGYSSAKYEDAFDDWSWKSSTIIIGARGALHYALVDKLDTYTGLMLGYNIVSTKYTGSTNSGASGSGLAWAWYLGGRYYFNQSTAAFAELGYGISVLNVGVAFKL